A portion of the Meriones unguiculatus strain TT.TT164.6M chromosome 14, Bangor_MerUng_6.1, whole genome shotgun sequence genome contains these proteins:
- the LOC110544416 gene encoding olfactory receptor 52R1-like, with protein sequence MTHPLMLASRNSSSHSTFFILLGIPGMENYQFWVAFPFCVMYVVAVTGNITILHIIRIDHTLHEPMYLFLAMLATTDLVLSSSTQPKMLAILWFHDHEIEYHACLIQVFFIHAFSSVESGVLMAMALDRYVAICSPLRHSSILTTSVVIKLGAAVMVRGLLWVSPFCFMISRMPFCPNNVIPQSYCEHMAVLKLVCADTRVNRGYGLFVAFSVVGFDIIVISVSYVMILRAVLRLPSGEARLKAFGTCASHIGVILTLYIPALFTFLTHRFGHHVPRVVHIMFANVYLLVPPMLNPIIYGVRTKQIRDRVVRGFCGKNS encoded by the coding sequence ATGACCCACCCTCTCATGCTGGCTTCAAGGAACAGCTCTTCTCATTCTACATTTTTCATCTTGCTTGGAATCCCAGGGATGGAGAACTATCAGTTTTGGGTTGCCTTTCCATTCTGTGTCATGTATGTTGTGGCTGTGACTGGAAATATCACCATCCTACACATAATCCGAATTGACCACACCCTGCATGAGCCCATGTACCTCTTCCTGGCCATGCTGGCTACCACTGACCTGGTCCTGTCCTCTTCCACACAGCCTAAAATGCTGGCCATACTCTGGTTTCACGATCATGAGATTGAATACCACGCCTGCCTCATCCAGGTGTTCTTCATACATGCCTTTTCTTCTGTGGAGTCTGGGGTGCTCATGGCCATGGCCTTGGACCGCTACGTGGCTATCTGCTCTCCCCTCCGACATTCCAGCATCCTGACCACATCTGTAGTCATCAAGCTGGGGGCAGCTGTCATGGTGAGAGGGCTGCTGTGGGTGAGCCCCTTCTGCTTCATGATCTCCAGGATGCCCTTCTGCCCCAACAATGTCATTCCCCAGTCCTACTGTGAGCACATGGCTGTGCTCAAGCTGGTGTGTGCGGATACCAGAGTCAACCGTGGATATGGGCTCTTCGTGGCATTTTCTGTGGTTGGCTTTGATATAATTGTCATCAGTGTATCTTATGTGATGATTCTGAGAGCCGTGCTGAGGTTGCCTTCAGGCGAAGCCCGCCTCAAAGCTTTTGGGACGTGTGCTTCTCATATTGGTGTCATCTTAACCTTATATATTCCAGCCCTTTTCACCTTCCTCACTCACCGCTTTGGCCACCATGTGCCCCGAGTTGTGCACATCATGTTTGCTAATGTCTACCTACTGGTTCCTCCCATGCTCAACCCCATCATATATGGAGTTAGAACCAAACAGATCAGGGACAGGGTTGTCCGAGGATTTTGTGGGAAAAACTCTTGA